Proteins from one Malania oleifera isolate guangnan ecotype guangnan chromosome 4, ASM2987363v1, whole genome shotgun sequence genomic window:
- the LOC131153903 gene encoding uncharacterized protein LOC131153903, giving the protein MDSRGKDVDAREENDVGATSVQEIDTSTLLRGLARQVREEIRRDSEGQNCPPVNQGCSIDQFTRLKPSAFAGSVDPLVAESWVQEMEKMLAVLSCTEAQKVLFATFKLTREAERWWQAVKLLEEQRVVPTNMTWSRFRELFYDRYFPATTRVAKAEEFFHLNQGQLTVQQYAAKFMELSRFAPFMVPDEFQKARWFERGLKPRIHEQVAVLKVQNFSKLVDRATVAELSLQRSAEMTEQRKRPMPPSFSDDARQGSWKRDKYVGGQRSDKGNQGRLSDSSPPYCARCKLRHWGELL; this is encoded by the coding sequence atggattccaggggaaaggaCGTTGATGCTAGAGAGGAGAATGATGTAGGAGCCACTAGTGTGCAAGAGATCGATACCTCCACTCTACTGCGGGGTTTAGCTCGGCAGGTTCGGGAAGAAATTAGGCGAGACTCTGAAGGACAGAACTGCCCACCTGTGAACCAGGGTTGTTCGATTGACCAATTTACTCGCTTGAAACCTTCTGCATTTGCGGGCAGTGTTGACCCACTCGTAGCAGAGAGCtgggtgcaagagatggagaaaatgTTGGCTGTGTTATCTTGCACTGAGGCACAGAAGGTTCTCTTCGCTACCTTTAAGTTAACAAGGGAGGCCGAGCGCTGGTGGCAAGCAGTAAAGCTATTAGAGGAACAGCGGGTAGTACCCACAAATATGACTTGGAGTCGATTTAGGGAACTTTTCTATGATCGATATTTCCCTGCCACCACCAGGGTTGCGAAGGCAGAGGAATTCTTTCACCTGAATCAGGGGCAACTTACTGTGCAGCAATACGCTGCGAAGTTTATGGAGCTCTCTCGTTTTGCACCTTTTATGGTTCCAGATGAGTTCCAGAAGGCGAGATGGTTTGAGAGGGGATTGAAACCGAGAATTCACGAGCAAGTGGCAGTTTTGAAGGtacaaaacttttcaaaactggtggatagagccaccgtGGCAGAATTGAGTCTGCAGAGGAGTGCAGAGATGACagagcagaggaagaggcctatgcctcccaGTTTTTCTGATGATGCCAGACAGGGCTCGTGGAAAAGGGACAAATATGTTGGGGGACAAAGATCTGATAAAGGTAATCAGGGACGTCTGAGTGATTCATCACCTCCCTATTGTGCTCGTTGTAAGTTGAGGCATTGGGGAGAGTTACTCTAA